From Coffea arabica cultivar ET-39 chromosome 2e, Coffea Arabica ET-39 HiFi, whole genome shotgun sequence, the proteins below share one genomic window:
- the LOC113730076 gene encoding remorin yields MAEEEAKKVEPETASSEPPPPGPESAKALKDVAEEKPLVSVTEEKPLVPVPEEKHDDSKALGIVEKPAEEKPAEGSINRDAVLARVATEKRLSLIKAWEESEKSKAENKAQKKISAIGSWENSMKASIEAELRKIEEKLEKQKAEYVEKMKNKIAALHKSAEEQKAAIEYKRGEDLLKAEEGAAKYRATGTAPKKLLGCF; encoded by the exons ATGGCAGAAGAGGAAGCCAAAAAAGTAGAGCCCGAGACCGCTTCTTCTGAGCCTCCGCCTCCGGGACCAGAATCCGCTAAAGCTCTTAAAGATGTGGCTGAGGAGAAACCACTAGTCTCAGTAACTGAGGAGAAACCACTAGTCCCAGTTCCTGAGGAGAAACATGATGACTCCAAAGCTCTTGGCATCGTTGAAA AACCTGCTGAAGAGAAACCTGCTGAGGGTTCTATTAACCGAG ATGCAGTGCTAGCACGAGTGGCAACAGAGAAGAGGCTGTCTTTGATCAAGGCATGGGAAGAAAGTGAGAAATCTAAAGCTGAAAACAA AGCTCAGAAAAAGATATCAGCCATTGGGTCCTGGGAGAACAGCATGAAGGCATCTATAGAAGCCGAACTCAGAAAGATTGAG GAAAAGCTGGAGAAACAGAAGGCAGAATATgtagagaaaatgaaaaataagatCGCTGCCCTCCACAAGTCAGCAGAAGAACAGAAGGCGGCCATTGAGTACAAACGCGGGGAAGATCTCCTCAAGGCAGAAGAGGGAGCAGCAAAATACCGTGCCACTGGAACTGCTCCAAAGAAACTCCTAGGATGTTTCTGA
- the LOC113730077 gene encoding transcription factor MYB17 — MRNMEKKKKRETKQKKMGRSPCCDKEAVKKGAWSPEEDKTLVDYINKNGHGTWRSLPKLAGLLRCGKSCRLRWTNYLRPGIKRGPFCPEEEASIMQLHTMLGNKWAAIASHLPGRTDNEIKNFWNSHLKKRVKASLDQPESILTSDDFGLETPSTRHMVQWESARLEAEARLSMDPLLLSSSSAAKTECDYFLRLWNSEVGESFRQGVACQSPLSQVSSSIKDESTSGVTTQTDSARIFGSADATENQKQEEHMSCHNSEELLTGSDSSKSHELDNSSETKMQLLQDLPNGNDMEFLQEPIDDVSMYLQEPISLTDCYPWKQL; from the exons ATGAGGAAcatggaaaagaagaagaaacgaGAGACGAAGCAAAAGAAGATGGGAAGATCACCATGTTGTGATAAAGAGGCAGTGAAGAAAGGGGCATGGAGTCCTGAAGAGGACAAGACTCTTGTTGACTACATCAACAAGAATGGGCATGGTACCTGGCGATCCCTCCCTAAACTTGCAG GTCTCCTTCGATGTGGCAAGAGCTGCCGACTTCGGTGGACAAATTATCTCCGTCCTGGTATTAAACGTGGTCCATTCTGTCCCGAGGAAGAAGCTTCTATCATGCAGCTGCATACCATGCTAGGCAACAA ATGGGCAGCTATAGCTTCTCACTTACCTGGAAGAACAGACAATGAAATCAAGAACTTCTGGAACTCGCATCTAAAGAAGCGTGTTAAAGCAAGCCTCGACCAGCCAGAGTCCATTTTAACATCTGATGACTTTGGATTGGAAACTCCATCAACTCGCCACATGGTGCAGTGGGAAAGTGCCAGACTTGAAGCAGAGGCCCGGCTATCAATGGATCCTTTACTCCTGAGCTCATCATCAGCAGCTAAAACGGAATGCGACTACTTCCTTCGTCTTTGGAATTCTGAAGTTGGAGAATCATTTCGTCAAGGAGTCGCTTGTCAGAGTCCTTTGTCTCAAGTGTCATCATCCATAAAAGATGAATCAACTTCTGGAGTTACAACACAGACTGATTCTGCAAGGATATTTGGCTCTGCTGATGCCACTGAAAATCAGAAGCAGGAAGAGCATATGAGCTGCCATAATTCAGAAGAGCTGCTTACTGGTTCTGATTCCTCAAAGTCACATGAATTGGATAATTCCTCAGAAACAAAGATGCAGCTACTGCAAGATTTACCGAATGGTAATGATATGGAATTTCTGCAAGAACCTATTGATGATGTCTCCATGTACCTGCAAGAACCAATTTCACTGACTGACTGCTATCCTTGGAAACAATTATAG